The genomic interval AGCGATCGCTGGCGATCGATGTCAAGGTTCGCAAATTGGACAAGGTGGGGGAATTTATCAATGAAGTGCGGCAAGCTGCCCAAATCTGGATGCAGGTTCAGGGAGTCGCTCCTACCTCCGATCGCCGCGCTCCCTGGCGAGAAAGCTGGCATCCCGATAATGTCCAGGTTTGGGGGCGTGTAGCCGAAGAGGCTGAAGACAGCGAAGCAATCCACTGGCTCCACGGACCTTACCAGGACGCAGTTCCTAGTGCCAGAATCTCTGAAGGATCAATCTACGACACCCATATCACGGGCAAAGTTGGGCAGATCGGTCGAATCTGGCACCGCATGTACCCAGTTGTTCGCCTCAAGCCCCCTGAAAATCCTGGAAGCAAACCCCAGCCTGTGCTAACTCGGAAATACCTCGAACTCCTGACTTTCTTTCCTGACGACTCATTAGAGTCCAAGGAGTTTTTGCAGTATCTCAGTGCTCAGGCAGATAGGGCACGAGGATTTCAAAAGCTCTGGTCATGACTTTATAATCACACCTTCCCTCACAAAACAAATTGACATGCACGTTCAAAGACTACCCATAGAGTGGTTCAACTACTCTGGTTAGCCATGCCTCACATTCAAAAGACTCCAGCCGATTCCATCCCACTTCATCCTCTATTTCAGGAAGAGCCATTGTTCACCTCACTAATGGGGAGGAACGGTCTGTGGTTCAATAGTTGTTTGATCGCCTGCATCAAAATAATTGGCTACAACCTGCATCTAAAAATTTTCTACTTGGATTGACAAAAAGTGAAGATTGAGTTTCGTTGCCTGACCTTTGGCTAATTGTTGTAAGCCTATGGATGTTGGGTTTTGCAGACTCAACCCAATCTACATTCCGGTCTATCTCACTCATAATCCCAATTAACTTCCCAAATCTGCGCTTACGTCAGCGCTAGAACAATCGCTTATTTAGAAATCTTACTCTTCGGGCTCATAGATGATGAAGTCTCCTGGTTGCCAATCATAAGCGCGACAGATTTTTTCGATAACTTCTCCTGTAGGGATATAAGTTGGATCGTCACAGAGCCGATAGGCGGTTGCCCGACTTAAACCAGTATCCTGCCAGAAACGATACCGGGTGATGCCTTTTTGGCTGAGAAGTTCCATGATGCGGTTTTTTGCGCCCATTCTTCCATAATGCCAGTATTCTCACGTTGCTCCTATGTCTATAAAATGAGAATATAGGGTAGCTAAAAAGCCACCGCTTAAGCTTTGGTCGGCAACTGCGGTGGCTCACCCCATCTATGGAGTTGAAATCATCATGACAGAAAACACCTCTGATCAAACAGCTTTTACCTGTGAGCAACCGTTGATCGACTTGCGCGATCGCCCCTCTCCCGATTTGTTGCGCGTCTTGGCGATCGACAGTCCCCAGGTTGTACAACTCTTCGTGATCACCGTTTTCAGATACGGCTATGCCAAACCCGATCAATGGTCTCCACAACTTCCGACCGTTAACCCAGGCGAAGTGATGCGGATACTGACGAAGCGAATCAGATTGACTGATTAAATCCTAAGCAACAAGAATTAAATAACATCGACTTTTGTAGGTTAGGTTGAGTCTGCGAAACCCAACATCTGCGGGGGTGTTGGGTTTCATACTTCAACCCAACCTACGCAGGTTATTTAATTCGCGATCCTAAGCAAGAGCCTGGTAGAAGCGTCAGGCTTTTATTTAACCAGATATTGTCCATTAAACATATATTTGTCCAATTTAAACATTTAGTGTCAAACCAGTCTAAAACCTAAAACGATTCTCCAACATGCGTTTTAGGCTTTGAAGATAGGGATGTGGCTAAACTGGCAGATTTAAACAAATAAATGCCAAAAGGCCGAAAATGGGTATTTAGCCACTTAAACAATTAATTGCCATTTTCCGATTTTCCATAATTTATTTTGGCTAATGCAAATCCACTTGAAAATCTCGGCTTTTGGCTCAAGAGCTAGGATCAAAGTCGGATCTGCCAGATTGCTAGAACTTGGCCAGGGCGGGGCAAGTTTGCTTAACGAGATAATGTGTGTCCTGCCAAGTCTGGAACTACAAATTGAATAATTCAGAGCTTCTGCAAGCATAAATTTCGATGAATTGCTTTATAAGCCTCTACTAATAGATCTGCTGTTTCAGCAACTTCTTTTTTGCGAGTAAATTTACCTAATCCAATGCGAATTGCCCCATCAATTACTTCATCAGATAGTTTAAGTGCACGAAGTACACTTAAAGCGGGCGGCGAGAATCGAACTCGCATCATTAGCTTGGAAGGCTAAGGTTTTACCACTAAACTACGCCCGCAAATTGAGATTGCTCAAGAATTTGAACCAGATTCAGAACTAAGCCCTAACTAGGGTAGCACATTCTCAACCATATCGTTAATCGATTCTTCGTCCTATTGTTAGAGCAATGCCGGAACCAGAAAGAATGGTTTGTAGTTACCGCTATCAATCTGGGATTGATCTCTGATTCAGAATTCGAGCTATCCCTTTTGTCGAAGGGAACAATGGTCTCTAAGAGCCAACCTTCTGTGCTGCCCCCAGTGCAGGTCTACACACTACCCGTAAGGTACAAAGCAATGATGCAACTACAAATTTGGAGAATACAAGCGTTCCTTCGGTTGGAATCTCTGCTCGCCAAGGTGCAGGGCGAAGGAAACCGGAGTGATGAACTGGTCGATACTTTAGTTCGTAATCTGAGTAATCTACCTGCTCGCCCAGCAGATAAACCGCCTTATGTGGGCATCTTTGCCGCCACCGATGTAAAAGTGGGTAGACAGAAGGCAGTGGAACGGCTTCAAGAATTGCAGGGTAAGTTGCAGGGAGACCTCAACGGAACAGATGGTCTAGTCGATGACCTGATCCGATCGCTGAGCGGATTACCCGCCCGTCCTGCTGATAAAAAGCCCTATGAAAGCTTATTTGCAGAATCGAAAATGGTTCTGCTAACGGTGCAGCAAATTCTGTCGATCGCGCCCGAAGCCAATTCAGATCGGGTGAAGGCTCTCGCTCCCTGGCTGAACGAGGCAATGGTGGAATTTAGCATTAATACGCCCCTCCGGCAGGCGCATTTCCTGGCTCAGGTTGCCCATGAATCCGATCGCTTTAATGCCCTGGAAGAATATGCATCCGGTGCCGACTACGAGTGGCGCGACGATTTAGGCAATACCCAGCCTGGAGATGGGGTACGGTTCAAAGGCAGAGGGCTGATTCAGGTGACAGGTCGAACCAACTACGGAGAATGTGGCAGAGCATTGGGAGTAGACCTGATCAGCAATCCCAGACGATTAGCAGATCCCGATCTTGCCTGTCGCAGTGCTGGCTGGTACTGGAGCACCCGCCAACTCAACAAAGATGCCGATCGAGATGATGTTGAAACCGTAACCCGCATCATTAACGGTGGTTACAACGGCCTGGACGATCGAATCAACCTGCTTCGGGCTGCCAAGCGAGTCTTGGGAATATAGCAGAAGGCAGAAGGCAGAAGGTGGAGGAGATGGGGGAGATGGGGGAGATGGGGGAGATGGAAGTGTCTTTATCCTTTATCCTTTCTCTGACCCCTACCACCTACCACCTACCACCTACCACCTATCACCTACCACCTACCACCTACCACCTATCTGAATAAAGCTGAACGATTTGCTGGACGACCTCAGAGATCGTCAGGTGATCAGATTGAATTTCGATCGCGTCTGCTGCTTTGCGTAAGGGAGCCAGGGCACGGGTGCTATCTTTGCGATCGCGCTCGTAAATGGCTTGTTCCAGTTCGTCCAGGCTGATATCTCCCCGACCTTGATTTTTCAGGTCTTGCTGGCGGCGGCGTGCCCGCTCCTGTACCGATGCAGTTAGGAAAATTTTGAGTTCCGCGTCGGGAAAGACGAAAGTGCCAATATCCCGCCCTTCCGCCACAATTCCGCCCCCCTTGCCATAGCGTTGTTGCTGCTTCACCAATTCCTTCCGCACAAACGGTTGAGCCGCGATCGCAGATACTTGCGATGTCACCTCCAAACTGCGAATGGCATCCGTCACATCTTGACCGTTGATTAGAATGCGGGGTGTAGGGTGTGGGGTGTGGGGTGTGGGGGAAGCGTTTTGAGTTTCAAGTTCTGTTAATTCTGGCTTCTGGCTTCTGACTCCTGACTCCTGACTCCTAAACACAATTTCAGACTGACTGACCAGCTCGGCTACCGCAGGTTCGTCGTCGATCGCAATCCCCGATTGCAGCACCAGCCAGGTAAGGGCGCGATACATTGCCCCCGTGTCTAGATAAAGCAGATTAAGCTGTTGGGCAACCTGGCGGGCAACGGTGGATTTTCCAGCTCCTGCGGGACCATCGATCGCGATCGTCGGTTTGCGCTTAGAGAGAAGAATATTATCGATTAAACGGGTAGAACCGAGACGGGCAGCGATCGCCAGCAATCCTGTATCCTCCACCTTTGTCAGCGGAACTAGGGTTGTCGGATGCACCAGTTCAATGTATTCGGGTACGATTTCAGCCATAGTTGTTAGTTCTGCCTTTACAAGCTCAATTAGTTTAGTACTGATTTGTTCCCCGGCGCGAAATGCCAGTTCTGCCTGATGCAATCCCCGATAAAGAACCGCTGCTTGCTGCCGTTGCTCATCCGTTAAATACTGATTGCGGGAACTAAGCGCCAAACCATTCGGTTCTCGTACCGTTGGGCACGGAACAATCTCCACTGGCAAGTTTAAGTCTGCCACCATCTGTTGAATGATGGCTAACTGTTGAGCATCCTTTTGCCCAAAGTAGGCGCGGTCTGGCTGCACCAGATTCAGGAGTTTGGTCACGATCGTTGCAACTCCCTGAAAGTGCCCAATGCGGGAACGCCCACAGAGGACAGAAGTCATTGC from Kovacikia minuta CCNUW1 carries:
- a CDS encoding helix-turn-helix domain-containing protein; translation: MGAKNRIMELLSQKGITRYRFWQDTGLSRATAYRLCDDPTYIPTGEVIEKICRAYDWQPGDFIIYEPEE
- a CDS encoding bifunctional pantoate--beta-alanine ligase/(d)CMP kinase, producing the protein MVRLFTTVAGLRCYLEMHRSGRHLEEALLFEASPIGAAPEVGLVPTMGALHAGHLSLIQRARRENKIVVVSIFVNPLQFGPSEDLQRYPRTLERDKAICEEAGVDVVFAPTVEEMRVGGEKAEGRGQRAEEREPGVRSQEPEAEKAEGRGQGAEDGGDRGEDPFPTPHFPLPTPHFRTQNLKLKTQNSTTTQVVPPDAMTSVLCGRSRIGHFQGVATIVTKLLNLVQPDRAYFGQKDAQQLAIIQQMVADLNLPVEIVPCPTVREPNGLALSSRNQYLTDEQRQQAAVLYRGLHQAELAFRAGEQISTKLIELVKAELTTMAEIVPEYIELVHPTTLVPLTKVEDTGLLAIAARLGSTRLIDNILLSKRKPTIAIDGPAGAGKSTVARQVAQQLNLLYLDTGAMYRALTWLVLQSGIAIDDEPAVAELVSQSEIVFRSQESGVRSQKPELTELETQNASPTPHTPHPTPRILINGQDVTDAIRSLEVTSQVSAIAAQPFVRKELVKQQQRYGKGGGIVAEGRDIGTFVFPDAELKIFLTASVQERARRRQQDLKNQGRGDISLDELEQAIYERDRKDSTRALAPLRKAADAIEIQSDHLTISEVVQQIVQLYSDRW
- a CDS encoding glycoside hydrolase family 19 protein, with translation MESLLAKVQGEGNRSDELVDTLVRNLSNLPARPADKPPYVGIFAATDVKVGRQKAVERLQELQGKLQGDLNGTDGLVDDLIRSLSGLPARPADKKPYESLFAESKMVLLTVQQILSIAPEANSDRVKALAPWLNEAMVEFSINTPLRQAHFLAQVAHESDRFNALEEYASGADYEWRDDLGNTQPGDGVRFKGRGLIQVTGRTNYGECGRALGVDLISNPRRLADPDLACRSAGWYWSTRQLNKDADRDDVETVTRIINGGYNGLDDRINLLRAAKRVLGI